Within the Methanobacterium sp. BRmetb2 genome, the region ATCGGCCCGGTTGTACTATGGTGTAAAAGACGATGTAATATCATTAGTAGTTAGTGTTAAAAGGCTGGGTAGAAAACGGGCACGGGCACTGTGTAATACCTTTGGCAGTGATTTGAGCTATGTTTCTAAAGAGGAACTCATGAAAGTTGAGGGTATAGGACCTAAAATCGCTGAATCAATAAAAAAGAAGTTTAATGCCGAATGACAAAATTGAAAATATTTTTACGGAAGATTTAAATGCTTTGGACTGATAAAATTGATTTTTTAGATACTAAACAGGATCTTTTAGTATTCTTAAAACTAGATATGAAGAATATTCATATTTCTGACGTGATGAGGGCCTGTGGATTTCTATTAGAAGAAGCAAAATTTGTACAACCAAAATATGCAGATAAATTTATCAAATCATATGTTGAAGGTTTTATTTTAAGAGTAAAAGAACTAAAAGATGATAATAATAAATATAAAGGTTCCCTCAATATGGGAGAACTTCAAGATTCCATGCAACTTTTAGATGATCAGGAAAAACTGGTGATTAAAGTTCGTTCTGTAGATTCTCATTTCTTCAAGATTTATAAAATCATTTCCCTTTACACTACTTATATATTGGAGGAACCTATCCATATAGTGGGAACACCATTTCCTGGTGGATTTGAGGTTAAATATGAAAATGGGGATTATTACTGTCCTGTGAAAGACAAACAGAAGGATAATCCCAATGCAGTGTGTGGATTCTGTATTGCTATTCAAGATGAAGACATAATTTAGGATGATCATTTATGAATAAAATAGATGAAATTGATTTAGATAAAAAAATCCTTAAAATGGACCTTCTAAATATCTTAAAGAAGGAAGCCTCCTATATCAATATAAATGATATTATGAGGGCCAGCGCCTTTCTAAGGGAAGATGCCAAGTACATGCAAAAAAAGTATCGGGAAGATTATATTAAAAGATTTACCGATGCCTTCTTCAGGAGACTGCGGGAACTTAAAGATGACAGAATAAAATATGAGAGCTATGTGGATAATCAAAAACTTAAGGAAATGTTAGAAATACTCCACCTCCAGGAAAAAGAAGCTCTTGAAAGAAATGATAACAATGAATTACCTTTTATAAAGATTGCTAAGATTATTCCAGTATACACCACATTCATAAAAGAGGAATCAATACATCCAGTAGGTACCAGTTTTCCGGGGGGTTTTAGACTACGTTATAAGGATGGAGTGTTCCTATGTCCAGTTAAAGAGAAACAATTAAAAACACCCAGTGCACTTTGCCGGTTTTGTGTGAGTGTGCAGGATAAAAGTGTAAAAGACTAAAACTAGTTGAAAATTATCTGGAATTTTACCAAAATAAATCATCAATTTTAAAAAAATGTTTAGGAAAATTTCATCCCTTAACTCTCAACCTTACCCAGTCTTCTCCCCGGCTGGTAAGATATCCTCCCAGTGCCACCAGGTAGAGAAGTACAGGATATGCAAGTAATCTTTCAGCTCCGCCATCACCCAAAGTTGCTATCAATGGATTTCCAGTTCCATCACCGAATATGAACAAGGATATTATAACTAAAAGTGCGGTAAATCCCAGTATCATGGATATTATGACCATTGGTATGTTAAGACCTAATCTGTAGGAAAAAATTGAGGCTAAGCTTCCAAAAATAAAGGTCATCATGGCAAAAAATACATGTGGCCCGCCGGTGTACCCGGGAAATAGTCCAACTCCTATTGTCCCCACTGCCATCAGGGCCAAACACGCTGAAAACAGTCGGCAACCACCACTTTTTAATATTAAATACACTGCTGCCAGGGCTAAAATTCCCATTAAAGTTACGCTAACATTGAATATTGTAGCAGAAGGTTCCACCGGTACAACAGTGCCCCCCAGATCACTTAATGTATTGTCAGCTGTACTGTAACCTGGAAACTGGGTCTCGGCTATGGTCACTGCCATAAAAAACTGTATAAATGCTACCATCAATATTATACCAGCTATTTTATAGTAATTTATTTCTGGTTTGAATATGCTTCCCCTTTGAATCTCCATAATCTCACCCCTAAATAATTATATTTAAGTCCTTGACTGAATAATTTGATTATAATTAACTATGTGTAATACATAATTAATAGATGGCGGTTTAATTTTAACAGCAGTTTTTTCTAGATAAGTTGAAGAACATCCTAAAATTAAAGCCATGTGTTACTAGCATGAAAAAACTGGGAAAACGACGATGGTAGCATATTCAAGTTGAGGTTGGATTCTTCGCCATCAGCACTTCAAGCTTATAAAAATCAGATAAAAATGGATTTTTCGTGAAAAATGCATTATTGAGTTAATAATTATATTAATCAATCTGAATTAGTTCTAAGAAGATCTTTAGCCTTAACTGCGCGATAAGTTTTGCCTTTATAATTAAATGAAGGTGATATTGCACCATTGGAACAAAAAGAGGTACATCTTAAACAGTATTCGCAATTTATTAAACTAACTGGATATTTGCCTTCACTCCATTGGATATTATTTACTGGACATAACTCTGCACACAAACCGCATTTACTGCATTTTTCTTCATTTACTTTTATATGGAAATATTTTTGATTGATATGGGAATGGGTTAATTTCAAACCTAAAATGGAAGCATAATAAATGGCATCTGATAGTACGGGTACTCTTCCCCACCGGGACCTTCCTTCAATTATATCCCATGCATATTTTCCAGCTTCAACCAGTCCTTTTTCAACTTTTTCCTTATTTGTTGATTCATCCTGGATATAAAATATATTAGGAGGCATTATTATTTCTTTTGCACCAATAGGGGTGTATCCTTTCTTTTTGACTATCACTCTGAGGGGGCCTACCATACCTCCAGAAAAGCCTGCCAAAGTGTCTACCATGAATATTTTAGTACCTTGAGATTTAGGCAGATTCTTGATAAATTTCCATACAAAACTAAAGGTAGAAAATTCTGCAACAGGAAATCCCAAGCCAATAGTATGATTCAAATTTATATCATTGGGACTGGAATCTTCAATCCGAAACAACCTGGTTTCAACACTATTTTTTTTAAATATTTCAGTCATTTTTTTAATCACAAGGTAAGTGTTTCCTGTGCCTGAAAAGTAGTAAAAATCAATATTTTTCATCTAATCAACCTAATCTACCATTTTACTCTAATTAACTTATCTTAATCCCAATTTCTATTGGTTTTATAAATTTATCTTCAAAATGTGGAATTACATCCTCCAGTTTTAAATTATCATCTACGATCATGTAACTTAAAATACCGTCCAGGGCTGCAACTAAGGTTAAAGCACTGGTTCGAGTATTATGAGATTTAAATTCGCCAGATTGAACTCCACAAGAAAACATTTCTTCAAAATATTTAAAATAATCTCTGGTAAATCTTTGATAATATCCTAAAAGTTCAGGCTTGTCCAAAATTTTGGCTACAGACAAAAATATGATAGTAAACTCTTGGGGATGATTTATCCAGTAATTGAGATAATTTTCAATGAAAAAAAGGAGTCTTTCTTTTACTGATCCTGATTTAAGGGCCTGGACCATGATTTTTTCTATATTCTTGCTTATCTTTTCATTGACAAACATTAAGATCAAGTCTTTGCTTTTAAAGTGATAATAAAGTCCACCTTTACTTACTCCTGCCCTTTGGGCTATGGCTTCCATAGAAGTGTTTTCATAGCCTTTTTCCAGAAATTCATCTACTGCAGCCTGGGTTATTTCTTCTATCCTTTTTTCTCTTGATTTTTTTATGGTCATAATATCTCTTACATACCGACAGTCGGTATTTATGTTTTACTTACATATAAAATGTTCCATACCCTAAAATTAATCAGGCCTCATAATTATAATGAACATCCATAATCCAGAAAGGATTCGAATTAGGGCTATAACAAATGGAAAAATGTTTAAAACAGATATCAAAAATGTATTAAATGGTGTGATTAGTGAATAACAATCAAAAAATCCCATTGTTAATAGTATCTATTGGAGCATTTTTAATCCCATTTATGGGAACTGCCCTGAACATAGCCGTTCCTTCCATTGGAATGGAATTCATGTTGGATGCCCTGTTTGTAACTTGGATACCCACCTCATTCATACTGGGTAACGCCGCATTCATACTGGTTTTTGGAAAAATTGGTGATATATACGGGCGCAAAAGAATATTTCAGTATGGCGTTTTGATTTTTACATTGGCATCAATAGTAGCTTTATTTAGTAACTCCAGTGTTGTACTATTAATATCTGTTTTTTTCACAGGCTTGGGATCTTCCATGATCTATGCTAATGCCGTGGCCATTTTAAGTTCAGTTTTCAAAACTGGACAAAGAGGAGGGGCTTTGGGGGCCTATGTGACTGCTGTATACGCCGGAATTTTAGCTGGTTCCATACTTGGCGGTTTTCTTACAACTTCACTAGGTTGGAGAAGCATATTTCTATTTGTACTATCTTTAGGATTCTTCTTACTACTCCTGATCCTCTGGAAATTTCCTCAAGATTGGAGAGATGCCGAAGGAGACAGATTTGATTATAAAGGAGCATTTATTTATTTACTATCAATACTGGTTATCATGTATGGAATCTCATTTATTAACAGCTATCAAGGCATTTTATCAATTATTTTAGGATTAATGGGTTTAATACTTTTTGCATGGTGGGAGTTGAAGTTTGAAACTCCTATTTTAAATATAAACCTGTTTAGAAACAGGATTTTCGCAATTTCCACCGTTACCATATTAATTATGCAAATTTCTACCTCGGCCATGTGGTTTCTTCTTAGTTTTTATCTGCAGTCAGTGAAATTAATTTCACCAGATTTAACAGGATTAATTCTGGTTATACAACCTTTAGCCGTGGTTTTATTGTCCATTTACACTGGTGTTCTCTCAGATAAGATCAAAGTTAACGCTGTGCCCACAGCCGGACTTATATTAACTTCTCTAGGACTCTTAATATTTGCAAATTTAAATGGAAAATCACCGGTAGAATTTTTAGTTCTGGGTTTAATTTTGGTTGGTGCAGGAGTTGCTCTTTTTTCGTCCCCAATTACCAATGCCACCATGAGCTCTGTTTCCAAAAAATATTATGGAATGGCATCAGCCACTGTCTCCAACATGGTTTTTACGGGTCAATTACTGAGTATGGGTGTGGTCATAATGATATTCAGCATTTCCATGGGAACTTCTGTACTATCAAGGGTCAGTGCTGAATGTTTTTTAAGATGTATGAATACTATTTTCTTAATATTCACCATACTTTCATTGGGAGGGGTTATACTAACCCTACCTCTTTTAAGAAAGAAAAAAGAGTAACTAATATTTAAAAAATACAATAAGAAAAATCTTTAAGAATGACTTCAATTTCAAAGAAAACCATTATAAACTAATGAAAAACACTAAAAATTATCCCAATTCAAATTTTCACGGATAACTGAAATTATTTTTGCTCTAAATTTTAGAGATAAATCCAACTTGTCGTCCTGGGCCGTTAAAGTACTCTTACCAAAGCAGGGATCATTAAATACTACTCCATGAAATTCTACCGGGTCACGGTAACGGGGAATCAAGTGCCAGTGCACTTGAGGATGTGGTGGGAGCTTAATATAAGCCGTGTTTAGAAGACATCCCCAATTGAACATGGTTACATTGAAAGCCTTTTTTAAACCAGATTCTAAAAGCCGGACAATTTGTTTAAACTCTTTCCACTCATCTGGGGTTAATGATGATAATAAATTTGCTTTCCTTTTCAGGGCCACCACACATGTACCCAGATTTTTCTGGTCACGGTCAAGGAATACGATCCAGTACTTGGTTTGGGTAATAAAATCAATAGGGCCGTGATTCAGTCGTTCTAAAAATTCATATTCCATTTATAAACCTATTCCATTTTACTAATCAATTTTTTAAGAAAAATATTATAAAATGTAGGACATTTAATTATAGCCAAAACAAATTTAATTAAAAATTATACGATGGCTTTTTATCCTCCACCATCGCATAATTCAGAACTCATATCAACATCTTCTAAGTTCTGCTTCATTTTATCAATTTTGGACTTGATATCCTCTTCTTTGACTTTTTTAGTTTTTGATTTTTCTATTTTATCCAATACTTCCAGGTATTCACTGTTGTACCACAGATCATTTTCCATTTTTGCCCATGATCCCTTTTCTTCAATTTTGACGTCGAATACTTCGCCTATAGTTCCGGTTCCAGAATATATAACATGTGAACCTTTTGAAATTGGTTTTCCACGTGCATCAGTAATTTCCATAAAAACACCCCCATTGATTATGTTGATTATATATGATTGAAATTCAATCCTCTTCTATTTCTAATTTAGTTGTTTCTGGTTCTTCTTCAGATTCTTCCATTCTATTTTCTATTTCTTTCAGGTCAATGGTTAGAACTACATAATCTCCAATTTTATCCAGTTCTTCCGGGGTTACCACGAAACTCTTAACCCAAGGAGGTATTTCTCCTTCGGATATTGTAATATTAGTTATTAACCCTTCTGCAGGTTTTACAACCATGTCTGTTACTTTGCCAACATTATTAGCAGTTTTATCAAGAACTTTTTTCCCTAAAAATTCGCTTACTTCCATTAAAACACCTATTAATATTCTATATATTGGAATATATAATTTTTATCAGAGGCTAAAATTGGATTGTTATGGTTAATATTCATGATATCTGCAAAAATTAATGATTAAATAATATTGATTTTTGAGAAAAATAGTTTTAAGATGCATGAAGGAGAAAATATTAGTCTAGTTAACAATCTTGATTGGTTATTATCAATATTCTAAAAAAAATGGTGTGAATATGCGCTCATCCTTAAAGTTGATAACTGTTTTTGGAATTCCCATAGAACTACACGTTTCATTCTTGTTCCTGATTTTATTCATATATGCTATGGTATTTTTAAATTTTATTCAACTTCAATTGGCAGTATTAATTACTTTACTCTTTGTCACTGTGGTCATCCATGAATTAAGTCATTCCTATGTGGCTCAGAGGTATGGTGTGGCAATAGAGAGAATAATACTCCTACCTATTGGTGGAGTATCCCAAATGGAAGAAGTACCAAAAAATCCTGTTCAGGAACTTTGGATATCCATTGCCGGTCCAGTGACTAATTTTGTGATTGCCGTGGTTTTTTATCTTATTCTAGTAGCAGTTCAAGGTATTATTCCCCTTGTTTATTCAGCTTTTATCTACGATTTTGTCCTGGTTAATGTGGTACTGGGTGGATTTAACATGCTCCCTGCATTTCCCATGGATGGGGGTCGGATTTTAAGATCTATTCTGGCTAAGAGAATGAACTATCTCAGGGCCACTAAACTATCAGCTAGTATTGGCAAACAACTTGCGATTATTATGGCAATTGTAGGATTATTAATCCTTTTTAATCCATTCCTAGTTTTAGTTGCTCTTTTTATTTATATTGGGGCGGATCAGGAGTATAAATCTACTGTGATCTCATCACTTTTAGAAGATGTTTTTGTTAAAGACATTATGACCAAAGAGGTTAAAATTTTCCATCCATATACTACAATAGATGATGCATTAAAAACCATGTATCAGAAAAGACATATGGGATACCCTGTGCTGGATGAAGGCAAATTGGTAGGCATTGTTACTTTTCATGATATATCTCAGATACCGGATACCAAAAGAAACATTAACATTAAAGAAATAATGACAGAGAAAGTCATAACCTCTACTCCTAATGAAGGGGTAGTAGATGCACTTAACAAAATAACCGTAAACAATATTGGCCGACTACCAGTAATGGAAGATGAAAAATTGGTGGGAATAATATCCAAAACCGATATCATGAGGGTTTTAGAGATTTTAAGCCAAAAAAATCAGAAAATGTAATCTGTTTAAATGAATTTACCCTATTTGTTAATTAAAAAGTTATCTTAATTTATTAAAATTAAAAATTAAATCTATTTTAATAAAATATTAATTTAAATAAGTTTAAAGACAAAAATTTTATAGGAGATTTCTAAGAATGGAAAATGCTTGCAGACTCATCATAGAACAGATAAAGTCTGGAAAAATAAAGAATAAAAAAGAATTAGAAAAGGTTAAACATCAAATTTGTAGAGATTATGACCTAGAAAAGTTTATGAGCAATTCCCTTATACTAAAATACGCATCTCCTCAGGAGAAAAAAGATATATCAACTATTTTAAGAAAAAAACCAACCCGAACACTCTCTGGAGTAGCCATTGTGGCAGTCATGTGCCAGCCTACAGAATGCCCCCATGGCCGATGTCTTTACTGCCCAGAAAGTGAAAAAGCACCCCCTAGTTATACTGGAGAAGAACCTGCTGCTTTAAGGGCTAGAATGTACGATTTCCATCCCTACAAACAAGTTTACAACCGACTTCAACAGTTAGAAAGCATTGGACACCCATTGGATAAGGTGGAACTAATAATAATGGGAGGTACATTCCCCGCCCATTTCCTATGTTATCAGGAATGGTTTGTTACAAAATGTCTGCAGGCTATGGTGGATTTTGGAGTGAAAAAACCCTCCATCAATGTATCCAACGACACGAAGGAATCTCCAAATTCATTATCTGATTTTTATACTGAATTCACATATCTTGCTGACATCCAAAAAGCCAACGAAAAATCATTAATTAGAAATGTTGGTATGACCTTTGAAACCCGCCCCGACTTCTGTAAAGTTCAGGATGTGGATCGGATGCTTAAAATGGGAGTAACCAGGGTGGAATTAGGTGTTCAAACCATTTACAACTTCATATATCAACGGGTAAAACGTGGCCATGACATTAATGATGTGGTGGAATCATCCCGGATCCTTAGAGACTCAGGGATTAAAGTAGCCATGCACCTTATGCCCGGACTTTTCTCTGACTTTGACCGGGATATGCGCATATTTAAGCGGATCTTCTCTGATCCTAAATTCAAACCAGATATGCTCAAAATATATCCCTGCTTGGTAACCAAAGGAAGCAAATTATATGAAATGTGGAAAAAAGGGGAATATAGCCCATACACTACAGAAGAAGCCGTGGATTTAATAGTAGAGATAAAAAAGATCCTTCCCAAATGGGTTAGAACTATGCGCATTCAGCGGGATATTCCTTCACCATTAATTGAAGCTGGGGTAAAAAAATCTAATCTTGGTGAGTTAGTTTACAATAAAATACAAGAACATGGAATAAGTTGTAAATGCATACGCTGCCGAGAAGTTGGACACAAAGCAATTCATGGAACAATTCCCCAAATAGAACATGTCAAAATTGTAAAAGAAGAGTATAAAGCAGGTGAAGGCCGGGAAATATTCCTATCATTTGAAGATATTAAATCAAATATTCTAATTGGATTTTTAAGGTTAAGAATTCCATCAGATAAAGCTCACCGCCGAGAAATAGATGATAAAACTGCCCTGGTACGGGAACTGCATGTATATGGCCCTATGATACCTTTGGGTAAAAAGGTTGAAGATATGTGGCAGCATAAAGGTTTTGGAGAAGAACTTTTAGCAGAAGCAGAACGCATATCCCTAGAATCATTCGATAAAAAGAAAATTTTAATAAACAGTGGAATAGGGGTTAGGAATTACTATCGCAAATTTGGATACGAACTTAAAGGACCCTACATGTCCAAATCATTAAAATAGCCATGAAAATTCGTAATTATTAAAACCAATTAAGAGGTGATTTTATAACTCAAATAAGCGAATCTCCCCAGGAATTTGCAAAAAGAATTGATCATACCAATGTAAAACCCGATGCCACCCAGGAAGATATAAAAAAGTTATGTGATGAAGCAGTACTATATGGATTTTCCTGTGCCTGCGTCACGCCAACCAATGCAGAATTAGCAGTTCAAATCTTAAAAGATACCAGTATAAAAGTGTGTATGGTAGTAGGATTTCCAACAGGCGTTCAAACACCTGCAACCAAAGCTTTTGAAACCAAAGAAGCCGTTGATAAAGGCGTGGATGAAGTGGATATGGTTATGAATATTGGGGCATTAAAATCCAGCCGGGATGATATAGTAGAAAAAGACATTGCTGGTGTGGTAAATACTGCAGATGGTAAAATTGTTAAGGTGATACTGGAAACCGCCCTTTTAACAGATCAGGAGAAGATCCGGGCATGTTTAATTGCTGAAGCTGCTGGTGCTGATTATGTTAAAACATCTACTGCCTATGGAGGCCTTAGTGGTGCAACTGTTGAAGACGTGAGACTAATGAGAAATACTGTAGGCTCAGACGTAAAGATAAAAGCTGCAGGAGGTATAAGAAATTTAGAAACTGCCCAAAAGATGATTAAAGCTGGGGCAGATAAATTAGGAACCTCTACAGGAGTTCAAATAATTGAAGAACTCTTAAGAAAATAAGTTATTTGAAAAGTGTTGCTAAAAAAATTTTATTTGAAAAAATACTCTGGGGGGTTTCATATTACGGAAAGTCCAGAATACACTGTTGAAAGTAAGGATGGAAATATAGAGATAAGAAGGTATCCGGGTTATAT harbors:
- a CDS encoding tRNA uridine(34) 5-carboxymethylaminomethyl modification radical SAM/GNAT enzyme Elp3; translated protein: MENACRLIIEQIKSGKIKNKKELEKVKHQICRDYDLEKFMSNSLILKYASPQEKKDISTILRKKPTRTLSGVAIVAVMCQPTECPHGRCLYCPESEKAPPSYTGEEPAALRARMYDFHPYKQVYNRLQQLESIGHPLDKVELIIMGGTFPAHFLCYQEWFVTKCLQAMVDFGVKKPSINVSNDTKESPNSLSDFYTEFTYLADIQKANEKSLIRNVGMTFETRPDFCKVQDVDRMLKMGVTRVELGVQTIYNFIYQRVKRGHDINDVVESSRILRDSGIKVAMHLMPGLFSDFDRDMRIFKRIFSDPKFKPDMLKIYPCLVTKGSKLYEMWKKGEYSPYTTEEAVDLIVEIKKILPKWVRTMRIQRDIPSPLIEAGVKKSNLGELVYNKIQEHGISCKCIRCREVGHKAIHGTIPQIEHVKIVKEEYKAGEGREIFLSFEDIKSNILIGFLRLRIPSDKAHRREIDDKTALVRELHVYGPMIPLGKKVEDMWQHKGFGEELLAEAERISLESFDKKKILINSGIGVRNYYRKFGYELKGPYMSKSLK
- a CDS encoding TetR family transcriptional regulator, translated to MTIKKSREKRIEEITQAAVDEFLEKGYENTSMEAIAQRAGVSKGGLYYHFKSKDLILMFVNEKISKNIEKIMVQALKSGSVKERLLFFIENYLNYWINHPQEFTIIFLSVAKILDKPELLGYYQRFTRDYFKYFEEMFSCGVQSGEFKSHNTRTSALTLVAALDGILSYMIVDDNLKLEDVIPHFEDKFIKPIEIGIKIS
- a CDS encoding 4Fe-4S ferredoxin — its product is MKNIDFYYFSGTGNTYLVIKKMTEIFKKNSVETRLFRIEDSSPNDINLNHTIGLGFPVAEFSTFSFVWKFIKNLPKSQGTKIFMVDTLAGFSGGMVGPLRVIVKKKGYTPIGAKEIIMPPNIFYIQDESTNKEKVEKGLVEAGKYAWDIIEGRSRWGRVPVLSDAIYYASILGLKLTHSHINQKYFHIKVNEEKCSKCGLCAELCPVNNIQWSEGKYPVSLINCEYCLRCTSFCSNGAISPSFNYKGKTYRAVKAKDLLRTNSD
- the deoC gene encoding deoxyribose-phosphate aldolase; protein product: MSESPQEFAKRIDHTNVKPDATQEDIKKLCDEAVLYGFSCACVTPTNAELAVQILKDTSIKVCMVVGFPTGVQTPATKAFETKEAVDKGVDEVDMVMNIGALKSSRDDIVEKDIAGVVNTADGKIVKVILETALLTDQEKIRACLIAEAAGADYVKTSTAYGGLSGATVEDVRLMRNTVGSDVKIKAAGGIRNLETAQKMIKAGADKLGTSTGVQIIEELLRK
- a CDS encoding sporulation protein codes for the protein MRSSLKLITVFGIPIELHVSFLFLILFIYAMVFLNFIQLQLAVLITLLFVTVVIHELSHSYVAQRYGVAIERIILLPIGGVSQMEEVPKNPVQELWISIAGPVTNFVIAVVFYLILVAVQGIIPLVYSAFIYDFVLVNVVLGGFNMLPAFPMDGGRILRSILAKRMNYLRATKLSASIGKQLAIIMAIVGLLILFNPFLVLVALFIYIGADQEYKSTVISSLLEDVFVKDIMTKEVKIFHPYTTIDDALKTMYQKRHMGYPVLDEGKLVGIVTFHDISQIPDTKRNINIKEIMTEKVITSTPNEGVVDALNKITVNNIGRLPVMEDEKLVGIISKTDIMRVLEILSQKNQKM